A single region of the Indicator indicator isolate 239-I01 chromosome W unlocalized genomic scaffold, UM_Iind_1.1 iindW_random_scaffold_82, whole genome shotgun sequence genome encodes:
- the LOC128979907 gene encoding BSD domain-containing protein 1-like → MAEEGPLAIVTCTAPVNIAVIKHHHGCHMLPLHQEEPGWEEDEEEFLGMSPLPSANNKFPEASENESAPAGLEGSYPTAPKRPSEESWSVLPPEPAPAEGSPSESSVSVSLVTQIANTTSVPAAQLQTGAQPSGTRDLSQRLLEATSEEQSSLPKPSELAHASAPAWQSAASSEPVAATELKEVESRAQGRTETLKEEGPMDLRVFELNSDSGKSTPSNNGKKGSSTDISEDWEKDFDLDITEEEVQLALSKVELSEELEDEEQEDLE, encoded by the exons ATGGCAGAGGAAGGGCCACTCGCTATCGTCACCTGTACGGCCCCGGTCAACATCGCCGTAATCAA GCACCACCATGGCTGCCACATGCTGCCACTTCACCaagaggagccaggctgggaagaggatgaagaggagtTCTTGGGGATGTCACCCCTGCCTTCTGCAAACAACAAATTTCCAGAAGCATCAGAGAACGAATCTGCCCCTGCAGGCCTGGAGGGAAGCTACCCCACTGCTCCCAAGAGACCCTCAGAGGAGAGCTGGTCTGTCCTCCCTCcggagccagccccagcagaggggaGCCCCTCTGAGAGCAGTGTGAGCGTCTCCCTTGTGACTCAGATTGCAAACACtacctctgtgcctgctgcacagCTACAGACTGGAGCACAACCATCTGGGACCAGAGACCTCTCCCAGAGGCTACTGGAGGCcacctcagaagagcagagttcCCTGCCAAAGCCCTCAGAACTTGCTCATGCTTCTGCACCTGCATGGCagtcagcagcatcctcagagcCAGTGGCTGCTACAGAGCTGAAAGAGgtggagagcagagcccagggcaggacaGAGACTCTGAAAGAGGAAGGACCAATGGATCTCCGAGTCTTTGAGCTGAACTCGGATAGTGGGAAGTCCACCCCCTCCAACAATGGCAAGAAAGGTTCCAGCACTGACATCAGTGAGGACTGGGAGAAGGACTTTGATTTGGACATTACTGAGGAGGAGGTACAGCTGGCGCTCTCGAAGGTGGAATTGTCTGAGGAGCTGGAAGATGAAGAACAGGAAGATTTGGAATAG